A single window of Flavobacterium sp. 140616W15 DNA harbors:
- a CDS encoding alkaline phosphatase codes for MDRRKFFRNGSLFTIGAAVMSPFQGSANILDLESVNKNKKAKNIILLVSDGMSTGTLNMADLYLNRKTGKGSNWIQLYKDNRVSRALMDTASASSIVTDSSAASSSWGGGFRVNNGVLNVSPQGEPHLPIWQKFKKAGKMAGCVTTVPITHATPAGFCVNSKSRNAQDDIAEQYLDLGFDVMMGGGSNYFNSSVRKDKKDMYAAFSAKGYQVVKTRSEMEAASNAKPILGVFSEDGLPYYVDRNSDKTLKETVPSLAEMAQKAINRMKDHKNGFVLQIESGKVDWAAHGNDIAGLINDQIEFDEAVKIAIDFAEKDKETLVIITTDHGNANPGIIYGKYANENFDSVQKYTQTNEWILNQIKPDSSISQVKEIIEKANGHSVSDDDAKTVLSYYDGLHKEDGLYNYKKLPYKAFAEMQGKINSVGWISMDHSADYVELAMFGPGSELLKPFVKNTDLHYLMLQAAEVENKF; via the coding sequence ATGGATAGAAGGAAGTTTTTTAGAAATGGCTCTTTATTTACAATTGGAGCAGCAGTTATGAGTCCTTTTCAGGGTTCGGCTAATATTTTAGATTTAGAATCGGTTAATAAAAATAAGAAAGCAAAAAATATTATTCTCTTAGTTAGTGATGGGATGAGTACTGGGACATTAAATATGGCCGATTTGTATTTGAACAGAAAAACTGGAAAAGGATCCAATTGGATACAGTTATATAAAGACAATCGAGTTTCGAGAGCATTGATGGATACTGCTTCGGCTAGTTCTATTGTAACCGATTCATCGGCAGCCAGCTCTTCATGGGGTGGTGGTTTTAGAGTAAATAATGGAGTCCTTAATGTTAGCCCTCAAGGAGAACCACATTTGCCTATTTGGCAAAAGTTCAAGAAGGCAGGAAAAATGGCTGGTTGCGTAACTACAGTTCCAATAACTCATGCTACTCCTGCTGGTTTTTGTGTTAATAGTAAAAGCAGAAATGCTCAGGATGATATTGCAGAACAATATTTAGATCTTGGTTTTGATGTTATGATGGGTGGAGGTTCAAACTATTTTAACTCTAGTGTAAGAAAAGATAAAAAGGATATGTATGCTGCTTTTAGCGCAAAAGGATATCAGGTGGTAAAAACGCGTTCTGAAATGGAAGCAGCTTCTAACGCTAAGCCTATTTTAGGGGTGTTTTCAGAAGATGGTCTTCCGTATTATGTAGATAGAAATAGCGATAAAACCTTGAAAGAAACGGTTCCGAGTTTAGCCGAAATGGCTCAGAAAGCTATTAATAGAATGAAAGACCATAAAAATGGTTTTGTTTTGCAAATAGAAAGTGGAAAGGTTGATTGGGCTGCACACGGAAATGATATTGCAGGTTTGATTAATGATCAAATTGAATTTGATGAAGCAGTGAAAATTGCAATTGATTTTGCTGAAAAAGACAAGGAAACGTTGGTTATTATTACTACAGACCACGGGAATGCTAATCCCGGGATTATTTATGGTAAATACGCTAATGAGAATTTTGATAGTGTTCAGAAATATACGCAGACTAATGAATGGATTTTAAATCAGATTAAACCTGATTCTTCAATTTCACAAGTAAAAGAAATTATTGAAAAGGCAAATGGACATTCGGTATCAGATGATGATGCAAAAACAGTTTTGAGTTATTATGATGGCTTACATAAAGAAGACGGATTGTATAACTACAAAAAATTACCATATAAAGCTTTTGCAGAAATGCAGGGTAAAATAAACTCTGTTGGTTGGATTAGTATGGATCACTCTGCTGATTATGTTGAATTGGCTATGTTTGGTCCAGGAAGTGAACTTTTAAAACCTTTTGTAAAAAATACAGATTTGCATTATTTAATGTTGCAAGCGGCAGAAGTAGAAAATAAGTTTTAA
- a CDS encoding acyl-CoA desaturase gives MNNTAPTFARQDNLKFFRTLNSRVNNYFKENNIQKTGNWKLHLKAVILFAVFLTPYFLILTLDMPFWVMLLLSIVIGIGMAGIGMNVMHDGNHGSFSNKNWINKFMGGTIYVLAGNVYNWQVQHNVLHHTYTNIPGHDEDLDAGRIIRFTKHAEWHKFHRFQHYYSVFLYGLLTFNWAITTDFKQMRNYLKRKLSYGEPKNPKILWTTLIITKIIYVSIWIVLPILIGITWWKVLIGFFVMHYTAGLILSIVFQLAHVVEETTNPSPNELGEMDNTWAIHQLFTTTNFAPKNAIVNWYTGGLNHQIEHHIFPNICHIHYGKIAKIVKETANECNLPYYEYKTMGSAIVAHFKHLRDLGMKPGLSA, from the coding sequence ATGAATAACACTGCTCCTACATTTGCAAGACAAGACAATCTGAAGTTTTTCAGAACACTTAACTCTCGGGTAAACAATTACTTTAAAGAGAATAACATTCAGAAAACTGGAAACTGGAAATTACACTTAAAAGCTGTTATTCTTTTTGCTGTTTTTTTAACTCCTTATTTTTTAATCCTTACACTTGACATGCCGTTTTGGGTAATGCTCCTTTTATCAATTGTAATTGGTATCGGAATGGCAGGTATTGGAATGAATGTAATGCATGATGGAAATCATGGTTCTTTTTCTAATAAAAACTGGATTAATAAATTCATGGGAGGAACAATTTATGTCCTGGCAGGAAACGTTTACAACTGGCAAGTACAACATAATGTTTTACACCATACTTATACAAATATCCCTGGACATGATGAGGATCTTGATGCTGGAAGAATTATACGTTTTACAAAACACGCAGAATGGCATAAGTTTCACCGTTTTCAACATTATTATTCTGTTTTCTTATATGGCTTATTGACATTTAATTGGGCCATTACGACTGATTTTAAGCAAATGCGTAACTACTTAAAAAGAAAATTATCTTATGGTGAACCAAAAAACCCAAAAATTCTTTGGACAACACTAATTATAACTAAAATCATATATGTATCAATTTGGATTGTTTTACCAATCTTGATTGGAATTACATGGTGGAAAGTACTTATCGGATTCTTTGTAATGCATTATACAGCTGGATTAATTTTAAGCATCGTGTTTCAATTGGCACACGTTGTGGAAGAAACTACAAATCCATCTCCAAATGAATTAGGAGAAATGGACAACACTTGGGCAATACACCAATTATTTACTACAACCAATTTTGCTCCTAAAAATGCTATTGTAAATTGGTACACTGGTGGATTAAATCACCAAATCGAGCATCATATTTTCCCAAACATATGTCACATTCATTATGGGAAAATTGCAAAAATTGTAAAAGAGACTGCAAATGAGTGCAACTTACCTTATTACGAATACAAAACAATGGGAAGTGCTATTGTTGCTCACTTTAAACATTTACGCGACTTAGGAATGAAACCTGGATTATCTGCTTAA
- the rsmG gene encoding 16S rRNA (guanine(527)-N(7))-methyltransferase RsmG, which yields MDEILKYFPDLTDLQIEQFQKLDFLYHDWNEKINVISRKDIDSLYTKHILHSLGIAKIMKFEPGTYVLDVGTGGGFPGIPLAILFPETRFYLIDVIAKKIKVVQGVVDALDLKNVKAEQLRAENVKGDFDFIVSRAVTNMPDFVSWIKDKIKKKHKHELKNGILYLKGGDLTEELKDFPKATEYNLTDFFEDEFFETKKVVHLPLKFTV from the coding sequence ATGGATGAGATATTGAAATATTTTCCTGATTTGACCGATCTTCAAATCGAACAATTTCAAAAATTAGACTTTTTATATCACGATTGGAATGAAAAAATCAATGTTATTTCTAGGAAAGACATAGATTCATTATACACAAAACATATTTTACATTCGTTAGGGATTGCAAAAATCATGAAATTTGAACCAGGAACTTATGTTCTTGATGTGGGTACTGGTGGTGGATTTCCGGGAATTCCTTTAGCGATACTTTTTCCTGAAACTCGTTTTTATTTGATTGATGTTATCGCAAAAAAAATAAAAGTGGTTCAAGGAGTTGTTGATGCTCTAGATTTAAAGAATGTTAAAGCTGAACAGCTTCGTGCTGAAAATGTGAAAGGCGATTTCGATTTTATTGTAAGTCGTGCTGTAACTAACATGCCTGATTTTGTTTCTTGGATTAAAGATAAAATCAAGAAAAAACACAAACACGAACTTAAAAACGGAATTTTATACCTTAAAGGTGGAGATTTAACTGAAGAGTTGAAAGATTTTCCTAAGGCAACAGAATATAATTTAACCGATTTCTTTGAAGATGAATTCTTTGAAACAAAAAAAGTAGTTCATCTGCCTTTGAAGTTTACAGTTTAA
- a CDS encoding LytTR family DNA-binding domain-containing protein, with protein sequence MKYKCIIVDDEPLARELIASHLSNFENFELIDSFENALKAYTFLETNTVDLLFLDIEMPLLKGNDFLKKLKNPPKVIFTTAYREYAIEGYELNVIDYLLKPITFDRFFVSIEKFKQLQTPKKEDKIVAENHIFVSSGSKNIKIILGEILYIESLKDYITIHLENDKSHHLKQNISAFEKLLDSNFVRVHRSFIIQTKKLTAYSKNEVEINNVEIPIGSSYKENWLTYLKTIK encoded by the coding sequence ATGAAATATAAATGCATTATCGTCGACGATGAACCATTGGCCAGAGAGTTAATCGCATCGCATCTATCTAATTTTGAGAATTTCGAACTAATCGATTCATTTGAAAACGCATTAAAAGCCTATACTTTTTTAGAAACAAATACAGTCGATTTATTATTTCTAGATATTGAAATGCCATTATTAAAAGGAAATGATTTTTTGAAGAAACTAAAAAATCCACCTAAAGTAATTTTCACAACCGCTTACCGAGAATATGCTATCGAAGGATACGAACTCAATGTTATAGATTATCTTTTAAAACCAATTACTTTTGATCGTTTTTTTGTTTCAATAGAAAAATTCAAACAATTACAAACTCCCAAAAAAGAAGACAAAATAGTTGCTGAAAATCATATTTTTGTATCTAGTGGAAGTAAGAATATCAAAATAATTCTTGGAGAAATCTTATATATCGAAAGTCTAAAAGATTATATCACAATACATCTTGAAAACGATAAATCACATCATCTTAAACAGAACATCTCTGCCTTCGAAAAATTATTAGATTCAAATTTTGTCCGAGTTCACCGTTCTTTTATTATTCAAACAAAAAAACTAACAGCTTATTCTAAAAATGAAGTCGAAATAAATAATGTAGAAATCCCAATAGGAAGCAGTTATAAAGAAAACTGGCTAACTTATTTAAAAACTATCAAATAA